tggttttggtatgagggttaTATAAGCaacataaaaggagttgaggagtTTTCCGattgtggcacagtttgaaaaacattggtttcagttcttccatgaaggtttgatagaattctgaTAAGAAGCTATCTGATCCTGGATGcttcttttggggggaggttttttttttttttttttttaacatgaaggcaatttattaacagaaaataatttgagaagtCCTATTCACAGGTGGCGACCACAGCGAACCCCCTTCCTGCGGGTGCTGTCAGAGGGGATGGGAGTGACATCCTCAATCCGCCTGATCTTCATCCCCGAAGGTGCAAGAGCTCTGAAGGCTGACTGGGCACCAGGTCCAGGGGTCTTAGTCCTGTTTCCTGCTGTGGCCCTGAGTTTTATGTGTAGGGCAGTGATCCCCAGCATCTTGCAGCGCTGGGCCACATCCTGGGCAGCTAACATGGCACCATATGGGGAAGATTCATCTCTGTCAGCCTTCACCTTCATTCCACCAGTCACACGGCAGATGGTTTCCTTGCCAGAAAGATCAGTGACGTGGACAAAGGTATCACTGAAGGATTCAAAGATGTGGCAGACACCAAATACATTTTCTCCTTCAGCCACCTGCGGTCCAAGGCTGATGacctgttcttccttcttttccttccccttgCGAGGTGCCATTTCTGAGCGTCTTCTTCAGACTCTACCACCGGAAAGAGAGCcgtggggggaggtttttgattacattttcaatcttggtgggtgtgatgggtttgctctgagtttagctttggtaggtggtatgttttcagaaatttttccatttcctacagattatctaattttgtggagtaaaaGTTTTAGAAATAAGTCCTTAtggttcttccaatttcacttatgtctactGTGAgctcttcttttccatttctaattttattaaagcATATACCCAGGATCCAAATGTTGAgacatttaagtgtatctcaCAGTTCATTCATGCTCTGTtcacaaatatttctgaacttattgaaatttttaggTTCACAAGCTGTttgttctgtcttgtcttccagttctgatggtctgtcctccacatgactgattctgttcttgagagtttctatagaggcttggacttgttcaatttagtttgtattttatattgcctttttatgtatagtatccaCCCCTCTGTCAAGTTAAAGCATTCCTCCTTGGGATGATAGTGGATAGCCTAAAGATAGTAGGTCAGTGTTTCCTTACAGGTATTGTGAGATACAAGGGTCTTTACTCTTTGCTGCCTGTTTGCCATGAGGCCAGCAAGTTCCTGAAATATCTACATGCTCCCCAGCATGGATGCAACTTCACCACAGATCCAAATGCAGTTGGGCTTCAGACCACATACTAAAATTTCCAAACAGGGTTataatataaaacttttttttctttcatcacaTTGTTTATGCAATTCAATACTGACTAATACAACCTGCTAATTTACAATGTGTCATTATTTGTAGCAGAAAAAGGTTTGAAGTAAAATGGCATATAGGCATAACATAATAACTTAAaaagaacagtggacactgcaaaccttaaatttggccacctaggccaaatgagccaatggatgcaatagtggtatgtctgttatgggggaaaacaatcaCTCTCTAGTTGGACAGGagacccattccatgggagggaatacatgcctgatactgaaaatctatgacaggggtagtcatgagctgtaggggtgtaacatctgctggtgtctagctaaatgcatatactaggATTACCAAACTGCCAAGTCAGcccttctcttgatgttcatacccatacatcaatgctattctcacttttggttagagaagcttctcttcttagagggaggtgaccttgggatgactcagaaggcaccatagtgctgagaaggagtgacagaggagtgctcaacactgaaacatctctatcccaagttccaaggctcagggtaatTATGGaataggtggtagaaagaatgtaagagccaaagaaagagtaggactcagtacaatgtgctcttccagacacaaagtggcctggatatctgtgacctcagaatgtctgacactacctacacaagaccatcatagtaggaggaaaatatgatggcaCCAAAATAAACaagggactgattgagaagggagaGGGATAATGACGGGGAGTGGAGttgcaaggggaaagtggggggagggtgggaattaccatggattattatctataactatggaagtaatcaataaaaatatgaaataataataaaatacccaGTCAAGGGAAAATATATGTTTTCCTCTGAGGAATAGGAAAACTTTAACAAAAAATGACAATTAAATTTGATAATTACAAGTTATGATCATTATATCCACAGATGGAGATCAGTTCAAAAGATTATAAATTAGTTTCACTTAAAAAACcggtaacaaaaatattttaaaaatatatataagttgGTAATTAATAATGGATCcccctcaaatttcattttttaaaagacttgaaTTGCCTAAACAACAGAAAATTTGAACACTAATGACTATTCCTCTAATCTTTATGGCACTTAATGTAACTATTGTCCCTCTGGAAGAAACAAACATTGTTCCCAATTTCAtgtgtgctttatttattttattttttagaaaatatgtcTATACCTCTTATGCCTGCAGATATGTTGTGACTTCCTAGAAGACTGAACACTAAACTTACCAAGAAACTTTCATTAAAATTGTAGAAAGTATTTTAATGCTCATTTTTAAAACacttattaattatttaaaagcaTTGTATATTCTGTTTATGTAAATTATACTTCCACAATATTAATTAGGCAATGCATATTTTACATAAATTTTCTATATCATTCTAAtcattgtttgctttttttaaactGAGTGAGCTCAGTGTGATTATAGATTGGTATagattatgtttttattaatgtTTGCTATAATTTTATGGTTTACTTTTTGCTATACATTTACAATAGTGTTATCTTTATGGCTATTAAAACCTCTAGTATAATAATAAGTTTGAGCTCCTCTTCATTTTTGTAATAATGTTTGTactaaaatatgtttttgataacaatttaaaaatatttgagacttTGTAGTTACCACAGTGTCATCATACAACATATAGCTCACCTCTTTTTTAGCAAGGATGGTATAAACATGGAATTACtgtttatataaatg
The nucleotide sequence above comes from Jaculus jaculus isolate mJacJac1 chromosome 7, mJacJac1.mat.Y.cur, whole genome shotgun sequence. Encoded proteins:
- the LOC101607094 gene encoding 40S ribosomal protein S14-like is translated as MAPRKGKEKKEEQVISLGPQVAEGENVFGVCHIFESFSDTFVHVTDLSGKETICRVTGGMKVKADRDESSPYGAMLAAQDVAQRCKMLGITALHIKLRATAGNRTKTPGPGAQSAFRALAPSGMKIRRIEDVTPIPSDSTRRKGVRCGRHL